The Acidobacteriota bacterium genome includes a region encoding these proteins:
- a CDS encoding amino acid adenylation domain-containing protein: MTADHFNPSEAPSTTASNPPAPSAEERHRIAAWNRGPDLPPDAVRRLEQLVFVQAEASPEAPAVARGDEVWSYRQLVRRARVIAHHLGEEGLENGARVGILCRREPEMVAAILGVLEAGCAYIPLDPTYPADRLAFMLADSGAGSVLAHRELAEVLPETAPPVLALEDLPQASEDLKPVPAPVPSKEPRDASRIAYAIYTSGSTGRPKGVAIEHASAASMLAWAATVFPPDQLAGVAAATSICFDLSIFELFLPLSQGGAVILLDDALGLASYEGDLPVTLLNTVPSGISGLLHLEGLPSTVRVVNLAGEPLRRDLVERIYGIPQVERVFNLYGPSEDTTYSTWSEVEQGAELPVTIGRPVAGTAAYVVDRHLQPVGVGVAGELCLAGAGLARNYHRRPARTAGSFVPNPFASPDEAGNRVYRTGDLVRWLPDGRLDFLGRIDHQVKLRGFRIELGEIESALTADPGVEEAVVVVHQAEGSGGDPVLVAYWSPTGEGTAERGNGTDFAPDEEPTDASLKERLGGSLPSYMIPTYFVRLDAFPRTPNGKIDRQALPAPELARAGLASPYRAPSTPTEEGVAEVWRDLMALDRVGADDDLFALGGHSLMATRIAARLRERFSVALAPTDPFERRTVAELAARIDELLAAGDPVADDGVPAPPPLVPYDRSRVEHIPLAFPQEQIWLIHRLDPGNLAYNFQYTIRFAGPLRPEVMLGTLNEIIRRHESLRTTFPSVDGEPRQEIHEPYPAEMPVVDLTALPEERRETVAEALALKLVRHCFDITQLPLMTWTLLKLDEEDHLFVQAEQHFVHDGWSIGRFLGEIEAHYAAFAAGQPTPMPPLEVQFADFSLWQRDWLEGRVMEHQLDYWRRQLADPPPPLEIPTDRPRSPRQLFRGHRLDLNVAPELYADLLAFGRREGWTLFMLMLSAFEVLMARYSGRRDYLLGSGVANRRLKPVEPLIGMVVNTLVLRADLAGEPTFRDLLVRVRRAALGLQEHQDLPFEKLVAELQPERDLSRNPLFQHMFSFHDAPVPDLRFADLKGELLERHNGSAKSDFNVIVKPRGSQRMGREASAEDQVLRVLWEYSTDLFDRTTIERAWGHFNVLLRTLVDHPETNVWHAPMLTAAERQQLTAWNDTAPAVADLDVVAAIGAQGQHRPEASAVVAPDGSLTYGELTDRAGRLAALLQAWGVGPETTVAVAMRPSADMVTAFLGILAAGGAYLPLDADHPADRTAYLLVDSGALALLTDEATAPSLPDFAGRVATVSQALAEAPDDAVPMSASPALDAENLAYVIYTSGTTGRPKGTGVPRRGLANLIAWHVGEYGVTASGRATQIASPAFDACVWELWPYLTQGAAIHIPAPETRMDPRRLYRWLASEGITLSFVPTALAEEMMELVPPADLSLKALLVGGDRLHSPPPPATPFAMVNHYGPTEDSVVATAGRVEAEPSPPPIGRPIAGQQVLLLDRRYEEVPVGVPGQLFIAGGGLARGYLRRPGLTAASFLPNPLARTAGERLYATGDLARRLPDGSLDFLGRIDNQVQVRGLRIELGEIESQLEEHPKVRRAVVVPITVAGRQAAGLAAFVLSEAFSKNEGSEGGSDALAGALTEHLTAQLPGYMVPETITVVPELPQTPNGKVDRKALAERASGLAVRTAREGERIAPRDPGERLIAEIWAEVLGLPSAGALSVHDDFFALGGHSLLAAKAAARVGDAFGMDLELPVLFENRTVARLAEHIAEGLASGEAAEPIRPLPVEERQDGLPLSFSQERLWFVDQLIERRSTYHIARAFACRGALDKQALRAALADVIERHEALRTVFVETDDGPRQRVVPMNEVPVQIRRLDLRPADRSRVMRELIEAPFDLSQPPLLRASLLAEGDGLHTLVLVFHHIASDGWSMPNFASELGTHYAARRNGQSAGLVPLPAQYGDFAVWQRRRLDGDSFERLATFWRRHLEGAPATLEVPTDRPRQEMRSLAGARVVSHLPPEAADAVRAQARRQNATLFMALLAAFSALLGRWAHQDDVVVGTPVAGRPRQEVEDVIGFFVNTLALRTRLGGNPTFEGLLASTRATTLAAFGHQEMPFEQLVELLAPDRNLAQSPLFQATLALATPGEETPQLAGCEVTAQPVERHEAHFELTLFAGERDDGGLDLNFSYDRDLFDASTVERLADHLVRLLDQAIREPRQPLSQLALMSPQDRRQILTDWSGAARDRETATADGPDISLHALVVEQARRRPQAEALVWDGGTLTYGELVAHGAALATRLVDPETGTLAPETRIGVCLERSPELVVSLLAVLMAGGGYVPIDPEFPRERQAMILEDTGAPRVIAKEGSTGRLPAGVETVLCPTISASDGEPPPAAEEVSHPGGDRLAYIMFTSGSTGRPKGVAVPHRGIVRLVRDGRYASFGPQQTYLLAAPAAFDASTFEIWGALANGGRLAVAPAGMLGLDELGACLTRHRVTTLFLTTGLFQQMVEGQLEDLAHLERLLTGGEAMPPAAMAAARADLASTVLVHAYGPTENTTFTTCHRIPPEAAVEADRAVPIGRPIARTQVYILDESMQPVPEGVAGDLYIGGDGLARGYWRRPAMTAAAFVPSPFAGERDEAGSRLYRTGDLACWRPDGLVDFIGRRDGQIKLRGFRIELGEIEAELHAAPQVARAAVMLRDREHLAAYVVPAAGEAEGFDTGALRSRLLQRLPRYMLPTSITALDELPLSSRGKIDRSALPEPSAAVPGDHETVAPRKPLEESLVNIWQDLLKRPRIGVRDDFFALGGHSLLATRLVSRVRDDLGVSLRLHTVFQRPTVEALAAAIEEAQAAVGDAAAAAAPPQPTIQRASRAGRRKILRTSSDGD, from the coding sequence ATGACGGCGGATCACTTCAACCCGAGCGAAGCCCCTTCAACCACCGCCTCCAACCCTCCCGCCCCGTCGGCGGAGGAGCGCCATCGGATCGCCGCCTGGAACCGCGGCCCGGACCTTCCACCGGATGCCGTCCGTCGGCTGGAGCAGCTCGTCTTCGTCCAGGCCGAGGCGAGCCCAGAGGCTCCCGCCGTCGCCCGCGGCGACGAGGTGTGGAGCTACCGCCAGCTCGTCCGGCGGGCGCGCGTGATCGCCCATCACCTAGGTGAAGAGGGCCTTGAGAACGGTGCGCGGGTGGGCATTCTGTGCCGGCGCGAACCGGAGATGGTGGCGGCGATTCTCGGCGTCCTCGAGGCCGGCTGCGCCTACATCCCCCTCGATCCCACTTATCCGGCGGACCGCCTGGCGTTCATGCTGGCGGACTCCGGCGCCGGCTCGGTGCTCGCCCACCGGGAGTTGGCCGAGGTGTTGCCGGAGACGGCGCCGCCGGTACTCGCCCTGGAGGATCTGCCGCAGGCGTCGGAGGATCTGAAGCCGGTACCGGCGCCCGTTCCGTCAAAGGAGCCGCGCGATGCCTCCCGCATCGCCTACGCCATCTATACCTCCGGCTCGACAGGGCGTCCGAAGGGCGTCGCCATCGAGCACGCCAGCGCCGCCTCGATGCTGGCCTGGGCGGCGACGGTGTTCCCGCCGGATCAGCTCGCCGGCGTCGCAGCGGCAACCTCCATCTGCTTCGACCTGTCGATCTTCGAGCTGTTCCTGCCCCTCTCCCAGGGCGGTGCGGTGATCTTGCTGGACGACGCCCTCGGTCTCGCGTCCTACGAGGGCGATCTGCCGGTGACGCTGCTCAACACGGTGCCCTCCGGGATCAGCGGATTGCTGCATCTGGAGGGCCTACCCTCGACGGTACGGGTGGTCAATCTCGCCGGCGAGCCGCTGCGCCGCGATCTGGTGGAGCGGATCTACGGTATTCCTCAAGTCGAGCGAGTGTTCAATCTCTACGGCCCCTCCGAGGACACCACCTACTCCACCTGGTCCGAGGTGGAACAAGGCGCCGAGCTGCCGGTCACCATCGGCCGCCCGGTCGCCGGCACCGCCGCCTACGTGGTGGACCGCCACCTCCAGCCGGTGGGCGTGGGAGTGGCAGGCGAACTGTGTCTCGCCGGCGCCGGCCTGGCGCGCAACTACCACCGCCGCCCGGCACGCACCGCCGGCTCCTTCGTGCCGAATCCCTTTGCCTCGCCGGACGAAGCCGGCAACCGCGTGTACCGCACCGGCGATCTGGTGCGCTGGCTGCCGGACGGCCGGCTGGACTTCCTCGGCCGCATCGACCACCAGGTCAAGCTGCGCGGCTTCCGCATTGAGCTGGGCGAGATTGAAAGCGCCCTGACGGCGGATCCGGGAGTGGAAGAAGCGGTGGTGGTGGTGCACCAGGCCGAAGGCTCCGGCGGCGACCCGGTGCTGGTGGCCTACTGGTCTCCGACGGGCGAAGGCACCGCCGAAAGAGGTAACGGTACCGACTTCGCCCCGGACGAAGAACCGACCGATGCGAGCCTCAAAGAACGACTCGGCGGCAGCCTGCCGAGCTACATGATCCCCACCTACTTCGTGCGGCTCGACGCCTTTCCGCGCACGCCGAACGGCAAGATCGACCGCCAAGCCCTGCCGGCGCCGGAACTCGCCCGGGCCGGCCTCGCCAGCCCCTACCGTGCTCCTTCGACCCCCACGGAGGAGGGCGTGGCGGAGGTGTGGCGCGATCTGATGGCCCTCGATCGGGTGGGTGCCGACGACGACCTCTTCGCCTTGGGCGGTCACTCCCTGATGGCGACGCGCATCGCCGCGCGGCTGCGCGAACGCTTCTCCGTCGCCCTGGCGCCGACGGATCCCTTCGAGCGACGTACCGTGGCGGAACTCGCCGCCCGCATCGACGAACTGCTGGCCGCCGGCGACCCCGTGGCGGACGACGGGGTACCCGCGCCGCCGCCCCTGGTGCCCTACGACCGCTCGCGGGTCGAGCACATTCCGCTCGCCTTCCCGCAGGAGCAGATCTGGCTAATCCACCGCCTCGACCCGGGCAACCTGGCCTACAACTTCCAGTACACCATCCGCTTCGCCGGCCCTTTGCGGCCGGAGGTGATGCTCGGCACCCTGAACGAGATCATCCGCCGCCACGAGTCCCTACGCACCACCTTCCCGTCCGTGGACGGCGAGCCTCGCCAGGAGATCCACGAGCCCTACCCGGCGGAGATGCCGGTGGTCGATTTGACGGCACTGCCGGAGGAGCGCCGGGAAACGGTCGCCGAGGCGCTGGCCCTCAAGCTAGTGCGCCACTGCTTCGACATCACCCAACTGCCGCTGATGACCTGGACCCTGCTCAAGCTCGACGAAGAGGATCACCTGTTCGTGCAGGCGGAGCAGCACTTCGTCCACGACGGCTGGTCCATCGGCCGCTTCCTGGGCGAGATCGAGGCCCACTACGCCGCTTTCGCCGCCGGCCAGCCCACCCCGATGCCGCCCCTCGAGGTGCAGTTCGCGGACTTCTCCCTGTGGCAGCGGGACTGGCTCGAAGGCCGGGTGATGGAGCACCAGCTCGACTACTGGCGGCGTCAACTGGCGGACCCGCCGCCGCCGCTCGAAATCCCTACCGACCGGCCCCGCTCGCCGCGTCAGCTCTTCCGCGGCCACCGTCTCGACCTCAACGTCGCGCCGGAGCTCTACGCCGACCTCCTGGCCTTCGGCCGGCGGGAGGGCTGGACGCTGTTCATGCTGATGCTGAGCGCCTTCGAGGTGCTGATGGCGCGCTACAGCGGCCGCCGCGACTACCTCCTCGGCAGCGGGGTGGCGAACCGCCGCCTGAAGCCCGTCGAGCCGCTGATCGGCATGGTGGTCAACACCCTGGTGCTGCGCGCCGATCTCGCCGGCGAACCGACCTTCCGGGACCTGCTGGTGCGGGTGCGCAGGGCGGCCCTCGGCCTACAGGAACACCAGGACCTGCCCTTCGAGAAGCTGGTGGCGGAACTCCAGCCGGAGCGGGATCTGTCCCGCAACCCGCTCTTCCAGCACATGTTCAGCTTCCACGACGCGCCGGTGCCGGATCTGCGCTTCGCGGATCTCAAGGGTGAACTGCTGGAGCGCCACAACGGCTCCGCCAAGTCGGACTTCAACGTCATCGTCAAGCCGCGCGGCTCGCAGCGCATGGGCCGCGAGGCGAGCGCCGAGGACCAGGTGCTTCGGGTGCTCTGGGAGTACTCGACGGACCTTTTCGACCGCACCACCATCGAGCGCGCCTGGGGCCACTTCAATGTGCTGCTGCGCACGCTGGTCGACCACCCGGAAACAAACGTCTGGCACGCGCCGATGCTCACCGCCGCCGAACGCCAACAGCTCACCGCCTGGAACGACACCGCGCCGGCGGTGGCGGATCTTGACGTGGTGGCGGCGATCGGCGCTCAGGGGCAGCACCGACCGGAGGCTTCGGCGGTGGTCGCGCCGGACGGTTCGCTGACCTACGGCGAACTCACCGACCGCGCCGGTCGCCTGGCAGCGCTCCTCCAGGCCTGGGGGGTGGGCCCGGAGACGACCGTCGCCGTCGCCATGAGGCCGTCGGCCGACATGGTCACCGCCTTCCTCGGCATCCTGGCCGCCGGCGGCGCCTATCTGCCCCTCGATGCGGACCATCCGGCGGACCGCACCGCCTACCTGCTGGTGGACTCCGGCGCCCTCGCCCTGTTGACGGACGAGGCCACCGCCCCCAGCCTGCCGGACTTCGCGGGCCGGGTGGCGACGGTTTCCCAAGCCCTCGCCGAGGCGCCGGACGACGCCGTGCCGATGAGCGCCTCCCCCGCCCTCGATGCGGAGAATCTGGCCTACGTCATCTACACCTCCGGCACCACCGGCCGCCCGAAGGGCACCGGCGTACCGCGCCGCGGTCTCGCGAACCTGATCGCCTGGCATGTCGGCGAATACGGCGTGACGGCTTCCGGTCGCGCCACCCAAATCGCCAGTCCGGCCTTCGACGCCTGCGTGTGGGAGCTGTGGCCGTACCTCACCCAGGGCGCCGCCATCCACATTCCGGCGCCGGAGACGCGGATGGACCCACGGCGCCTTTACCGCTGGTTGGCCTCCGAGGGCATTACCTTGAGTTTCGTCCCCACCGCCCTGGCGGAAGAGATGATGGAGCTGGTGCCGCCGGCGGATCTTTCCCTCAAGGCCCTGCTGGTAGGCGGCGACCGGCTACACTCTCCCCCACCGCCGGCAACGCCCTTCGCGATGGTCAATCACTACGGCCCGACGGAAGATTCGGTGGTCGCCACCGCCGGGCGGGTGGAGGCCGAGCCGTCGCCGCCGCCCATCGGGCGGCCGATCGCCGGCCAGCAGGTGCTCCTCCTCGACCGCCGATACGAAGAAGTGCCCGTGGGCGTGCCCGGACAGCTCTTCATCGCCGGCGGTGGCCTGGCCCGCGGCTACCTCCGGCGGCCGGGCCTCACCGCCGCCAGCTTCCTCCCCAACCCCCTTGCGCGCACCGCCGGCGAGCGCCTCTACGCCACCGGCGATCTGGCCCGACGCCTGCCCGACGGCAGCCTCGACTTCCTCGGCCGCATCGACAACCAGGTGCAGGTGCGCGGCCTGCGCATCGAACTCGGGGAAATCGAGAGCCAGCTCGAGGAGCACCCCAAGGTGCGCCGGGCGGTGGTGGTGCCGATCACCGTCGCCGGCCGGCAGGCGGCCGGCCTGGCGGCCTTCGTCCTGAGCGAGGCTTTCTCGAAGAACGAAGGCTCGGAGGGCGGCAGCGACGCCCTGGCCGGCGCTCTGACGGAACATCTCACCGCTCAGCTTCCGGGCTACATGGTGCCCGAGACCATCACGGTGGTGCCGGAACTTCCCCAGACGCCCAACGGCAAGGTCGATCGGAAAGCCCTGGCCGAACGGGCCTCGGGCCTCGCCGTGCGCACCGCTCGGGAGGGCGAGCGGATCGCCCCGCGAGACCCCGGAGAGCGCCTGATCGCCGAGATCTGGGCCGAGGTGCTGGGCCTGCCGTCGGCCGGCGCCCTCAGCGTCCACGACGACTTCTTCGCCCTCGGCGGCCACTCGCTGCTGGCCGCCAAGGCCGCCGCCCGGGTGGGCGACGCCTTCGGCATGGACCTCGAACTGCCGGTGCTGTTCGAGAACCGCACCGTCGCCCGCCTGGCGGAGCACATCGCCGAAGGGCTGGCGAGCGGCGAGGCGGCCGAGCCGATTCGTCCGCTCCCCGTCGAGGAGCGGCAGGACGGACTGCCGCTGTCCTTCTCCCAGGAGCGCCTGTGGTTTGTCGATCAGCTCATCGAGCGCCGGTCGACCTACCACATCGCCCGCGCCTTTGCCTGCCGCGGAGCGCTCGACAAACAGGCCCTACGCGCCGCCCTGGCGGATGTGATCGAGCGCCACGAAGCTCTGCGCACGGTGTTCGTGGAGACCGACGACGGGCCACGCCAGCGGGTCGTGCCGATGAACGAAGTGCCGGTCCAGATCCGCAGGCTGGATCTGCGGCCCGCGGACCGCTCGCGGGTGATGCGCGAACTCATCGAAGCGCCCTTCGATCTGTCCCAACCGCCGCTCCTGCGGGCCAGCCTGCTCGCCGAAGGGGACGGCCTTCACACCCTGGTGCTGGTGTTCCACCACATCGCCTCGGACGGCTGGTCGATGCCCAACTTCGCCAGCGAACTGGGGACCCACTACGCGGCGCGGCGCAACGGCCAAAGCGCTGGCCTGGTCCCACTGCCGGCGCAGTACGGCGACTTCGCCGTTTGGCAGCGCCGGCGCCTCGACGGCGACTCCTTTGAGCGTCTAGCGACCTTCTGGCGGCGCCACCTGGAAGGAGCGCCGGCGACGCTGGAGGTTCCCACCGACCGGCCGCGCCAGGAAATGCGCAGCCTGGCCGGAGCGCGGGTGGTCTCGCACCTGCCGCCGGAGGCGGCCGATGCAGTGCGCGCCCAGGCGCGGCGGCAGAACGCCACCTTGTTCATGGCCCTGCTGGCGGCCTTCTCCGCCCTCCTCGGCCGGTGGGCCCATCAGGACGACGTGGTGGTGGGTACCCCCGTCGCCGGCCGGCCGCGCCAAGAAGTGGAGGACGTGATCGGCTTCTTCGTCAACACCCTGGCGCTTCGCACCCGGCTGGGCGGTAACCCGACCTTCGAAGGTCTCCTCGCCAGCACTCGGGCCACCACCCTGGCGGCCTTCGGCCACCAGGAGATGCCCTTCGAGCAGCTCGTCGAGCTGCTGGCGCCGGATCGCAACCTCGCCCAGTCGCCGCTCTTCCAGGCCACCCTCGCCCTCGCCACCCCCGGCGAGGAGACCCCCCAGCTCGCTGGCTGCGAGGTCACCGCCCAGCCCGTCGAGCGCCACGAGGCGCACTTCGAACTCACCCTCTTCGCCGGCGAGCGGGACGACGGCGGCCTCGACCTGAACTTCAGCTACGACCGCGACCTGTTCGATGCCTCAACCGTTGAGCGCCTGGCCGATCATTTGGTCCGCCTGCTCGACCAGGCGATCCGCGAACCCCGGCAGCCGCTCTCCCAGCTCGCCCTGATGTCGCCCCAGGACCGGCGGCAGATCCTGACCGACTGGAGCGGCGCGGCGCGGGACCGTGAGACGGCGACCGCCGACGGTCCCGATATCAGCCTCCACGCGCTGGTCGTCGAGCAGGCCCGGCGCCGGCCGCAGGCGGAGGCCCTGGTGTGGGACGGCGGCACGCTGACCTACGGCGAACTGGTCGCCCATGGGGCTGCCCTGGCGACGCGCCTCGTCGATCCGGAGACTGGCACCTTGGCGCCGGAGACCCGCATCGGAGTGTGCCTGGAGCGCTCGCCGGAGCTGGTGGTCTCGCTGCTGGCGGTGCTGATGGCCGGTGGTGGCTACGTACCCATCGATCCGGAGTTCCCGCGGGAGCGCCAGGCGATGATCCTGGAGGACACCGGCGCGCCGCGGGTGATCGCCAAGGAAGGCTCGACCGGCCGCCTGCCGGCCGGAGTCGAGACGGTTCTCTGTCCCACCATCTCCGCATCGGACGGCGAGCCGCCGCCGGCGGCCGAGGAGGTCTCGCACCCGGGCGGCGACCGCCTGGCCTACATCATGTTCACCTCCGGCTCGACGGGGCGGCCGAAGGGCGTCGCCGTGCCCCATCGGGGCATCGTGCGCCTGGTGCGGGACGGCCGCTACGCTTCCTTCGGGCCGCAGCAGACCTACCTGCTGGCAGCGCCGGCGGCCTTCGACGCCTCGACCTTCGAGATCTGGGGCGCCCTGGCGAACGGCGGCCGCCTCGCCGTGGCGCCGGCCGGCATGCTCGGCCTCGACGAACTCGGCGCCTGCCTGACCCGCCACCGCGTGACGACCCTTTTTCTGACCACCGGCCTTTTCCAGCAGATGGTCGAAGGACAGCTCGAGGACCTCGCGCACCTCGAGCGATTGCTGACCGGCGGCGAGGCGATGCCGCCGGCGGCGATGGCCGCGGCTCGCGCCGACTTGGCTTCGACGGTCCTGGTCCACGCCTACGGACCGACCGAGAACACCACCTTCACCACCTGCCACCGGATCCCGCCGGAGGCGGCGGTGGAGGCGGACCGCGCCGTGCCCATCGGACGGCCGATCGCCCGTACCCAGGTGTACATCCTCGACGAATCCATGCAGCCGGTACCGGAAGGGGTGGCCGGCGATCTGTATATCGGCGGCGACGGCCTGGCCCGCGGCTACTGGCGCCGGCCGGCGATGACCGCCGCTGCCTTCGTGCCCAGTCCCTTCGCCGGCGAAAGGGACGAGGCCGGCAGCCGCCTCTACCGCACCGGTGACCTGGCCTGCTGGCGGCCGGACGGCCTCGTCGACTTCATCGGTCGCCGGGACGGTCAGATCAAGCTGCGCGGCTTCCGCATCGAGCTGGGCGAGATCGAGGCGGAGCTGCACGCCGCGCCGCAGGTGGCGCGGGCGGCGGTGATGCTGCGCGACCGGGAGCACCTGGCGGCCTACGTGGTGCCGGCGGCAGGCGAGGCCGAAGGGTTCGACACCGGCGCCCTGCGCAGCCGCCTGCTCCAACGTCTACCCCGCTATATGTTGCCGACCAGCATCACCGCCCTCGATGAGCTGCCGCTGAGCTCCCGCGGCAAGATCGACCGCTCCGCCCTGCCGGAGCCGTCCGCCGCGGTACCCGGAGACCACGAGACGGTGGCGCCGCGCAAGCCGCTGGAGGAGAGCCTGGTCAACATCTGGCAGGACCTCCTCAAGCGCCCGCGGATTGGGGTGCGGGACGATTTCTTCGCCCTCGGCGGCCACTCGCTGCTGGCGACCCGCCTGGTCAGCCGGGTGCGCGACGATCTCGGCGTCTCCCTGCGGCTGCACACGGTCTTCCAGCGGCCGACCGTCGAAGCCCTGGCGGCGGCCATCGAAGAGGCGCAGGCCGCCGTCGGCGACGCCGCTGCGGCCGCGGCGCCGCCGCAGCCGACCATCCAGCGCGCTTCCCGCGCCGGCCGCCGCAAGATCCTGAGGACGTCCTCCGATGGTGACTGA